A DNA window from Pontimonas salivibrio contains the following coding sequences:
- the rplD gene encoding 50S ribosomal protein L4 translates to MSAIDVLDATGKKSGSVDLPADMFDVQTNVPLIHQVVVAQLAAARQGTHKVKHRGEVAGSGRKPFKQKGTGRSRQGSIRAPEHRGGGVVHGPTPRSYAQRTPKKMIRQALFGALSDRARAERLHVVKNFGLGDTPSTKTAASLLKATAPGPKVLVVVGREDEVGQKSVRNLPGVHALHPDQLNAYDVLGSDDIVFTQAAFEQFVSGTAVTAEEATK, encoded by the coding sequence ATGAGTGCCATCGACGTCCTCGACGCGACCGGTAAAAAGTCCGGCTCTGTTGACCTGCCCGCCGACATGTTCGACGTGCAAACCAACGTGCCACTAATTCACCAGGTCGTCGTTGCCCAGCTTGCTGCCGCACGCCAGGGAACTCACAAAGTGAAGCACCGTGGTGAAGTGGCCGGTTCCGGTCGCAAGCCGTTCAAGCAGAAGGGAACCGGTCGCTCCCGTCAGGGTTCGATCCGCGCCCCCGAACACCGTGGTGGTGGAGTCGTACACGGCCCCACGCCCCGCAGCTACGCACAGCGCACACCCAAGAAGATGATCCGTCAGGCACTCTTTGGAGCACTCTCCGATCGTGCTCGCGCAGAACGCCTTCACGTGGTCAAGAACTTCGGCTTGGGCGACACCCCGTCGACTAAGACCGCTGCGTCACTGTTGAAGGCCACCGCCCCCGGACCCAAGGTCCTCGTTGTGGTCGGACGCGAAGACGAAGTCGGTCAGAAGAGTGTGCGCAACCTTCCCGGTGTGCACGCCCTGCACCCCGACCAGCTAAACGCTTACGACGTGTTGGGCTCCGACGACATCGTCTTCACCCAAGCGGCGTTTGAACAGTTTGTGTCAGGCACCGCCGTGACCGCTGAGGAGGCCACCAAATGA
- the rpsS gene encoding 30S ribosomal protein S19: MPRSLKKGPFVDDHLLNKVNVQNEAKTKNVIKTWSRRSMIVPAMLGHTIAVHDGRKHIPVFITETMVGHKLGEFAPTRTFRGHEKDDRKGRRR, encoded by the coding sequence ATGCCACGCAGTCTGAAAAAAGGTCCCTTCGTGGACGACCACCTGTTGAACAAGGTGAACGTCCAAAACGAAGCGAAAACGAAGAACGTCATTAAGACCTGGTCACGCCGGTCGATGATTGTGCCGGCCATGCTCGGTCACACCATCGCCGTCCACGACGGCCGTAAGCACATCCCGGTATTCATCACCGAAACCATGGTGGGTCACAAGCTGGGCGAGTTCGCGCCAACGAGGACGTTCCGCGGACACGAAAAAGACGACAGAAAGGGTCGCCGCCGCTAG
- the rpmC gene encoding 50S ribosomal protein L29: MAVGSKELRSEELDTFEDQRLLDELKRQKEELFNLRFQDATGQLDNHGRLRAVRRDIARIYTVIRERELGIRATPAPIEVPSKKKASKKDEKETAEAAASEETA, from the coding sequence ATGGCTGTTGGATCGAAAGAACTGCGTTCAGAAGAGCTGGACACCTTTGAGGACCAGCGCCTCTTGGATGAGCTGAAGCGCCAGAAGGAAGAGCTGTTTAACCTGCGATTCCAGGACGCGACCGGCCAGTTGGATAACCACGGACGTTTGCGAGCGGTTCGCCGCGACATCGCCCGGATCTACACCGTGATTCGTGAGCGCGAGTTGGGCATTCGTGCCACCCCCGCTCCGATTGAGGTGCCATCCAAAAAGAAGGCGTCCAAAAAGGACGAGAAGGAAACCGCTGAGGCGGCAGCAAGCGAGGAGACCGCGTAA
- the rpsQ gene encoding 30S ribosomal protein S17 has translation MATEAQKASATEAEEMSRGYRKVRRGYVVSDKMDKTITVEVEDRVKHPLYGKVVRRSSKVKAHDETNQAGVGDLVVISETRPLSATKRWRLVEIAEKAK, from the coding sequence ATGGCGACCGAAGCACAAAAGGCGTCCGCCACTGAGGCGGAAGAAATGTCGCGTGGCTACCGCAAGGTGCGCCGCGGATACGTCGTAAGCGACAAAATGGACAAGACCATCACCGTTGAGGTGGAGGATCGGGTTAAGCACCCCCTCTACGGCAAGGTGGTGCGTCGTAGCTCCAAAGTGAAAGCTCACGACGAAACTAACCAAGCTGGTGTAGGTGACCTGGTGGTCATCTCCGAGACCAGGCCACTGTCGGCAACCAAGCGTTGGCGTCTAGTGGAAATTGCGGAGAAGGCCAAGTAG
- a CDS encoding helix-turn-helix domain-containing protein, whose amino-acid sequence MYSMRELAAVVRELRDSEGLTQQALAAKARVSRSFIADVEAGKPTVEANRLFHVLQALGFEIALRGQESGEVRW is encoded by the coding sequence ATGTACAGCATGCGCGAACTGGCGGCTGTTGTGCGCGAGCTTCGAGACAGTGAAGGACTGACCCAGCAAGCCCTTGCGGCGAAAGCGCGAGTGTCACGGTCATTTATCGCTGATGTGGAAGCCGGGAAACCCACCGTGGAAGCTAACCGTCTTTTCCATGTCCTCCAGGCACTGGGTTTCGAGATCGCCCTGCGCGGTCAGGAATCAGGGGAGGTGAGGTGGTGA
- the rplV gene encoding 50S ribosomal protein L22, giving the protein MVESMARVRQIRVTPQKARRVVNLIRGMRAVEAVAILKHQPQAVSEPLGKVVASAIANAQVIADRDGVFLDETDLYIAKAFVDEGITLKRFRPRAQGRAFRINKRTSHITVVLATPDEPSLGSRAGAKQKVSK; this is encoded by the coding sequence ATGGTGGAATCGATGGCCCGGGTGCGACAAATTCGCGTCACACCCCAAAAGGCCCGCCGAGTCGTCAACCTGATTCGTGGAATGCGCGCAGTGGAAGCTGTCGCCATTCTCAAGCACCAGCCACAAGCTGTCAGTGAGCCCCTCGGCAAAGTTGTTGCCTCGGCAATTGCTAACGCCCAGGTAATCGCTGATCGCGACGGAGTGTTCTTGGACGAAACCGACCTCTACATCGCCAAAGCGTTTGTGGACGAGGGAATCACGCTGAAGCGTTTTCGCCCACGCGCCCAGGGACGTGCGTTTCGTATCAACAAGCGCACCAGCCACATCACTGTGGTCCTGGCAACCCCCGATGAACCGTCGCTTGGCTCACGAGCCGGCGCGAAGCAGAAGGTGAGCAAGTAA
- the rplW gene encoding 50S ribosomal protein L23 has translation MSVDQIARNKDPRDIIVRPIVSEKSYNLIDQGKYTFEVHPEANKTEIKAAIEKIFDVKVGSVNTLNRQGKTRRTRFGQGKRKDTKRAIVTLTSGSIDIFTAVG, from the coding sequence ATGAGCGTCGACCAGATTGCCCGTAACAAGGACCCCCGGGACATCATTGTCCGCCCGATCGTGAGTGAGAAAAGCTACAACCTCATCGATCAGGGGAAGTACACCTTCGAGGTTCACCCCGAGGCAAACAAAACAGAAATCAAGGCCGCCATCGAGAAAATCTTCGATGTGAAGGTCGGAAGTGTGAACACCCTCAACCGCCAGGGCAAAACTCGCCGCACCCGTTTCGGGCAAGGCAAGCGCAAAGACACCAAGCGCGCGATTGTGACCCTCACCAGCGGTTCCATCGACATCTTCACCGCAGTCGGCTAA
- the rpsJ gene encoding 30S ribosomal protein S10 has protein sequence MAGQKIRIRLKSYDHAGLDVSARKIVDTVTRAGATVVGPVPLPTEKNIVTVIRSPHKYKDSREHFEKRTHKRLIDIIDPTPKAVDSLMRLDLPADVNIEIKL, from the coding sequence ATGGCGGGACAAAAAATCCGCATTCGACTCAAGTCGTATGACCACGCAGGTCTGGACGTTTCGGCGCGAAAAATCGTCGACACTGTGACGCGAGCCGGTGCCACCGTAGTGGGCCCAGTGCCCCTTCCCACGGAGAAAAACATCGTCACGGTGATTCGCTCTCCCCACAAATACAAAGACTCGAGAGAGCACTTTGAAAAGCGCACACACAAGCGCCTCATTGACATCATTGACCCCACCCCGAAGGCAGTCGACTCGCTGATGCGACTCGACCTGCCCGCGGACGTCAACATCGAAATCAAGCTGTAG
- the tuf gene encoding elongation factor Tu, translating to MAKAKFERTKPHVNIGTIGHVDHGKTTLTAAISKVLADRHPSDVNVSRDFASIDSAPEEKQRGITINISHVEYETDKRHYAHVDAPGHADYIKNMITGAAQMDGAILVVAATDGPMAQTREHVLLAKQVGVPYLLVALNKSDMVDDEEILELVEVEVRELLSSQGFDGENAPVVRVSALKALEGDQEWGDKIMELMDAVDNNVPDPVRDKDKPFLMPIEDVFTITGRGTVVTGRAERGTLSINSDVEIVGIRDTQKTTVTGIEMFHKQLDEAWAGENCGLLLRGTKREDVERGQVVVVPGSVTPHTEFEGTAYILGKDEGGRHNPFYTNYRPQFYFRTTDVTGVISLPEGTEMVMPGDTTDMKVELIQPIAMEEGLSFAIREGGRTVGAGTVTKVIK from the coding sequence GTGGCTAAGGCCAAGTTCGAGCGGACCAAGCCGCACGTAAACATCGGAACGATTGGTCACGTCGACCACGGCAAGACCACTCTGACCGCTGCAATTTCCAAGGTGCTCGCTGACCGTCATCCGTCAGACGTCAACGTGTCGCGTGACTTCGCGTCCATTGACTCTGCTCCGGAAGAGAAGCAGCGTGGTATCACCATCAACATCTCGCACGTCGAGTACGAGACCGACAAGCGTCACTACGCACACGTTGACGCCCCCGGCCACGCCGACTACATCAAGAACATGATCACCGGTGCGGCTCAGATGGACGGAGCAATCCTCGTGGTTGCCGCCACTGACGGCCCGATGGCTCAGACTCGCGAGCACGTTCTGCTCGCCAAGCAGGTGGGTGTTCCTTACCTCTTGGTCGCGCTGAACAAGTCCGACATGGTCGACGACGAGGAAATCCTCGAGCTCGTCGAGGTCGAGGTTCGTGAGCTGCTCTCCAGCCAGGGCTTCGACGGCGAAAACGCCCCCGTGGTTCGCGTCTCCGCTCTGAAGGCCCTCGAGGGCGACCAGGAGTGGGGCGACAAGATCATGGAGCTCATGGACGCCGTGGACAACAACGTTCCCGACCCCGTGCGTGACAAGGACAAGCCGTTCTTGATGCCCATCGAGGACGTCTTCACCATCACCGGACGTGGAACTGTTGTGACCGGCCGTGCCGAGCGTGGCACGCTGTCGATCAACTCCGACGTCGAAATCGTGGGTATCCGCGACACTCAGAAGACCACCGTCACCGGAATCGAGATGTTCCACAAGCAGCTCGACGAAGCGTGGGCTGGCGAGAACTGTGGTCTGTTGCTGCGTGGTACCAAGCGTGAAGATGTCGAGCGCGGTCAGGTTGTCGTGGTCCCCGGATCTGTGACTCCTCACACCGAGTTCGAAGGAACCGCCTACATCCTCGGAAAAGACGAGGGTGGGCGTCACAACCCCTTCTACACGAACTACCGTCCGCAGTTCTACTTCCGCACCACCGACGTCACCGGCGTCATCTCGCTGCCCGAGGGCACCGAGATGGTCATGCCCGGCGACACCACCGACATGAAGGTGGAGCTGATTCAGCCCATCGCCATGGAGGAAGGTCTCTCCTTCGCTATTCGTGAAGGTGGACGTACCGTGGGTGCCGGAACGGTGACCAAGGTCATCAAGTAG
- the rpsC gene encoding 30S ribosomal protein S3, protein MGQKVNPYGFRLGITTDHTSRWFSDSTAKGQRYRDFVTEDVKIREFLKKELDRAGIARIEIERTRDRVRVDIHSARPGIVIGRRGAEAERIRADLEKLTNKQIQLNILEVKNPEAEAQLVAQGIAEQLSARVAFRRAMRKGLQGAQRAGAKGVRIQVSGRLGGAEMSRSEFYREGRVPLHTLRANIDYGFYEARTTYGRIGVKVWIYKGDLTNKELAREQAQQRSQRPERRDGARRGPAREAQPAAQASGSEA, encoded by the coding sequence ATGGGTCAGAAAGTCAACCCCTACGGTTTCCGTCTGGGAATCACCACCGACCACACGTCGCGTTGGTTCTCCGACAGCACCGCCAAAGGACAGCGTTACCGCGACTTCGTGACTGAGGACGTGAAAATCCGCGAGTTCCTCAAGAAAGAACTCGATCGTGCCGGCATTGCCCGCATCGAAATTGAGCGCACCCGTGACCGGGTACGCGTCGACATCCACTCGGCCCGTCCCGGAATTGTGATCGGTCGCCGCGGTGCCGAAGCCGAGCGCATTCGCGCCGATTTGGAAAAGCTCACCAACAAGCAAATCCAGCTGAACATCCTCGAGGTGAAAAACCCCGAAGCGGAAGCGCAACTGGTTGCCCAAGGTATCGCTGAACAGCTCAGCGCCCGTGTGGCGTTCCGCCGGGCGATGCGTAAAGGCCTCCAAGGTGCCCAGCGTGCTGGCGCCAAAGGTGTTCGCATCCAGGTGTCGGGTCGACTGGGTGGTGCAGAAATGTCCCGCTCCGAGTTCTACCGCGAAGGCCGTGTGCCCCTGCACACCCTCCGGGCGAACATCGACTACGGCTTCTACGAAGCTCGCACCACCTACGGTCGCATTGGTGTGAAGGTGTGGATTTACAAAGGTGATTTGACCAACAAAGAACTGGCTCGCGAACAAGCCCAGCAGCGCTCGCAGCGCCCGGAGCGCCGTGACGGCGCCCGACGCGGCCCCGCGCGCGAAGCCCAGCCCGCAGCCCAGGCAAGCGGAAGTGAGGCCTAG
- the fusA gene encoding elongation factor G, producing MAQDVLTDLNKVRNIGIMAHIDAGKTTTTERILFYTGISHKIGEVHDGAATMDWMAQEQERGITITSAATTCFWDNHQINIIDTPGHVDFTVEVERSLRVLDGAVAVFDGKEGVEPQSETVWRQADKYNVPRICFVNKMDKLGADFYYTVDTIIKRLGAKPLVIQLPIGAESDFLGVIDLVEMKAKVWPGDSKGDVTLGAQYETREIPEELLQKAQEYRAKLVEDVAEASEELLEKYLGGEEISIPELKAGIRQLTIAGEAYPILCGSSFKNRGVQPMLDGVVDYLPSPLDVPEVEGHKANDEDTIITRKPDSNEPFAALAFKVAVHPFFGRLTYVRVYSGSIESGAQVINSTKGKKERIGKIFQMHSNKENPVDYVSAGHIYAVIGLKDTTTGDTLCDPASPVILESMTFPEPVIEVAIEPKTKADQEKLSLAIQKLAEEDPTFRTELNPETGQTVIKGMGELHLDILVDRMKREFNVEANVGKPQVAYRETIRRTVEKYDYTHKKQTGGSGQFAKVQISLEPLEVTPETSYEFENKVTGGRIPREYIPSVDAGIQDAMQVGVLAGYPTVGVKAILLDGQYHDVDSSEMAFKIAGSMVFKEAARQANPALLEPVMAVEVRTPEEYMGDVIGDLNSRRGHVQSMEDATGIKVVRALVPLSEMFGYVGDLRSKTSGRAVYSMVFDSYAEVPKAVADEIIQKGKGD from the coding sequence GTGGCACAGGACGTGCTAACCGACCTGAACAAGGTCCGCAACATCGGCATCATGGCCCACATCGATGCTGGAAAAACAACGACCACCGAGCGAATCCTGTTCTACACGGGTATTTCGCACAAAATCGGCGAGGTCCACGACGGTGCCGCCACCATGGACTGGATGGCTCAAGAGCAGGAACGCGGAATTACGATTACGTCCGCGGCAACAACCTGCTTCTGGGATAACCACCAGATCAACATCATTGACACCCCCGGACACGTTGACTTCACCGTCGAGGTGGAGCGCAGCTTGCGTGTTCTCGACGGTGCCGTTGCAGTGTTCGACGGTAAAGAAGGTGTGGAGCCCCAGTCGGAAACGGTGTGGCGCCAGGCCGACAAGTACAACGTTCCCCGTATTTGTTTCGTCAACAAGATGGACAAGCTGGGTGCGGATTTCTACTACACCGTCGACACCATCATCAAGCGCCTGGGTGCAAAACCTCTGGTGATTCAGCTGCCTATCGGTGCTGAATCAGACTTCCTCGGAGTGATCGACCTGGTCGAAATGAAGGCCAAAGTGTGGCCCGGTGACTCTAAGGGTGATGTGACCCTTGGTGCTCAATATGAGACCCGGGAAATTCCTGAAGAGTTGCTCCAGAAAGCTCAGGAGTACCGCGCGAAGCTTGTCGAAGACGTTGCTGAAGCGAGTGAAGAGCTGCTCGAGAAGTACCTCGGTGGGGAAGAAATCTCGATTCCGGAATTGAAAGCGGGCATCCGCCAGCTGACCATTGCCGGCGAGGCCTACCCCATCCTGTGTGGTTCCTCGTTTAAGAACCGCGGTGTGCAGCCCATGTTGGACGGCGTAGTCGATTACTTGCCTTCGCCGTTGGATGTCCCCGAAGTTGAAGGTCACAAGGCCAACGACGAAGACACCATCATCACGCGCAAGCCTGACTCCAACGAGCCGTTTGCAGCGCTGGCGTTCAAAGTTGCCGTGCACCCCTTCTTCGGACGGCTCACCTACGTGCGCGTCTACTCGGGATCCATCGAATCGGGCGCCCAGGTCATCAACTCGACTAAGGGTAAAAAAGAGCGCATCGGAAAAATCTTCCAGATGCACTCGAACAAGGAAAACCCGGTCGATTACGTGTCCGCCGGTCACATTTACGCCGTCATTGGTTTGAAAGACACCACCACTGGCGACACCCTGTGTGACCCGGCGAGCCCAGTGATTCTCGAATCAATGACCTTCCCTGAGCCCGTCATCGAGGTGGCCATTGAGCCGAAGACCAAGGCTGACCAGGAGAAGCTCTCTTTGGCCATCCAGAAGCTTGCCGAAGAGGACCCCACCTTCCGCACCGAGTTGAACCCGGAAACGGGCCAGACCGTCATTAAAGGCATGGGCGAGTTGCACTTGGACATCCTCGTTGACCGGATGAAGCGTGAGTTCAACGTGGAAGCCAACGTGGGTAAGCCCCAGGTTGCCTACCGCGAAACGATTCGTCGGACAGTTGAGAAGTACGACTACACCCACAAGAAGCAGACCGGTGGTTCGGGTCAGTTCGCGAAGGTGCAGATCAGTCTCGAGCCTCTCGAAGTCACCCCGGAGACCAGTTACGAGTTTGAGAACAAGGTCACTGGTGGACGTATTCCTCGTGAATACATTCCATCCGTTGACGCCGGAATCCAGGACGCCATGCAGGTAGGTGTTTTGGCGGGGTACCCGACCGTGGGGGTTAAAGCAATCCTCCTCGACGGTCAGTACCACGACGTCGACTCGTCAGAAATGGCGTTCAAGATTGCTGGATCGATGGTCTTTAAAGAGGCCGCGAGACAGGCAAACCCTGCACTGCTCGAGCCAGTGATGGCCGTCGAGGTGCGTACTCCTGAGGAATACATGGGAGACGTCATCGGCGACCTGAACTCCAGGCGTGGGCATGTGCAGAGCATGGAGGATGCGACCGGCATTAAAGTTGTGCGCGCCCTCGTACCGTTGTCGGAGATGTTTGGATACGTTGGTGATTTGCGCTCGAAAACTTCGGGCCGCGCCGTGTACTCCATGGTCTTTGACTCCTATGCTGAAGTCCCGAAGGCTGTGGCCGACGAGATTATTCAGAAGGGCAAGGGAGACTAA
- the rplB gene encoding 50S ribosomal protein L2, translating to MAIRKHRPTTPGRRGSSVSDFQEITRTTPEKSLLRPLPKTGGRNNQGRITTRHIGGGHKRQYRVIDFRRNDKDGVNAKVAHIEYDPNRTARIALLHFVDGTKRYILAPEKLKQGDIVESGPGADIKPGNNLPLRNIPVGTVIHAIELRPGGGAKMARSAGASVRLVAKDGPYAQLRLPSGEIRNVDARCRASIGEVGNAEQSNINWGKAGRNRWKGIRPTVRGVAMNPVDHPHGGGEGKTSGGRHPVSPWGQAEGRTRKPNRPSDKLIVRRRSTGKKR from the coding sequence ATGGCTATTCGTAAACACCGTCCGACGACGCCTGGTCGTCGTGGATCCTCGGTGTCCGACTTTCAGGAAATCACTCGGACAACCCCCGAGAAGTCTCTGTTGCGCCCCCTGCCGAAAACCGGTGGCCGTAACAACCAGGGGCGGATCACTACCCGACACATCGGTGGAGGACACAAGCGTCAGTACCGAGTGATTGACTTCCGCCGCAATGACAAAGATGGCGTCAACGCCAAGGTCGCCCACATCGAGTACGACCCCAACCGCACCGCGCGCATCGCACTGTTGCACTTCGTGGACGGCACCAAGCGTTACATCCTGGCGCCCGAGAAACTCAAGCAGGGCGACATTGTTGAGTCGGGTCCCGGTGCCGACATCAAGCCCGGTAACAACCTGCCCCTTCGCAACATCCCCGTGGGAACAGTGATTCACGCAATCGAGCTTCGCCCCGGCGGTGGCGCCAAGATGGCCCGCTCGGCGGGAGCCTCCGTGCGACTCGTCGCCAAAGACGGCCCCTACGCTCAGCTGCGTTTGCCCTCGGGCGAAATTCGCAACGTCGATGCCCGCTGTCGCGCCAGCATCGGCGAAGTGGGTAACGCCGAACAGTCGAACATCAACTGGGGTAAGGCGGGACGTAACCGCTGGAAAGGTATCCGCCCCACTGTTCGTGGTGTCGCGATGAACCCGGTCGATCACCCACACGGTGGTGGTGAAGGTAAGACCTCTGGTGGACGTCACCCGGTGAGCCCCTGGGGCCAAGCCGAAGGTCGCACCCGCAAGCCCAACCGTCCCTCCGACAAACTCATTGTCCGTCGCCGGTCCACCGGTAAGAAGCGCTAG
- the rplP gene encoding 50S ribosomal protein L16 codes for MLIPRKLKYRKQHHPKRGGHATGGTKVSFGEYGIQAMTSAYVTNRQIEAARIAMTRHIKRGGKVWINIYPDRPLTKKPAETRMGSGKGSPEWWIANVKPGRVLFEVSGVNEQLAREALTRAIHKLPLKARIISREEGA; via the coding sequence ATGCTGATTCCTCGGAAGCTGAAATACCGCAAGCAGCACCACCCCAAGCGGGGCGGTCACGCCACCGGTGGCACCAAGGTGTCCTTTGGCGAATACGGTATCCAGGCGATGACCTCGGCCTATGTGACGAACCGTCAGATTGAGGCCGCGCGTATTGCCATGACCCGTCACATTAAGCGTGGTGGAAAAGTGTGGATCAACATCTATCCTGACCGCCCGTTGACGAAGAAACCCGCCGAAACCCGTATGGGTAGCGGTAAGGGTTCACCGGAATGGTGGATCGCCAACGTCAAGCCTGGCCGTGTGCTTTTTGAGGTCTCGGGTGTGAATGAGCAGCTTGCACGCGAAGCGCTCACCCGCGCCATCCACAAACTGCCGCTGAAGGCTCGGATTATTTCCCGGGAGGAGGGCGCCTGA
- a CDS encoding helix-turn-helix transcriptional regulator: protein MSRPSKDETAPVVNRIEQARNGRGLSRSDLADIVGVHYQTMGYLERGEYNPSLELALKIAGALEVGVEDVFWLDRSPSNPAPARGAKEKRS from the coding sequence GTGAGTAGGCCATCTAAAGACGAGACTGCTCCCGTGGTGAACCGGATCGAACAGGCCCGGAATGGCCGAGGCCTCTCTCGGAGCGACCTCGCCGACATTGTCGGCGTCCATTACCAAACCATGGGCTACCTCGAGCGAGGCGAATATAACCCCAGCCTGGAATTGGCCCTCAAGATTGCAGGAGCCTTAGAGGTTGGCGTGGAGGACGTCTTTTGGCTGGACCGCTCTCCCTCGAATCCAGCGCCTGCCCGCGGTGCAAAGGAGAAAAGATCGTGA
- the rplC gene encoding 50S ribosomal protein L3, whose product MSTLTATKGVLGKKLGMTQVWDDNNNVVPVTVIEVSPNVVTQIRTVDNDGYDAIQIAAGAIDPRKVTKPLKGHFEKAGVTPRRHITEIRTPDASSYEVGQELTAEAFEAGAVVDVVGTSKGKGTAGVMKRHNFKGVSASHGAHRNHRKPGSIGASATPSRVFKGMRMAGRMGNERVTVMNLSVVRVDAERNLLLIKGAVPGPKGRLVFVRNARKGS is encoded by the coding sequence ATGTCTACTCTGACTGCAACCAAAGGCGTGCTGGGCAAGAAGCTCGGCATGACCCAGGTGTGGGACGACAATAACAATGTCGTTCCCGTCACCGTCATTGAGGTGAGCCCCAACGTGGTCACCCAGATCCGCACCGTCGACAACGATGGCTACGACGCCATTCAGATCGCTGCTGGCGCCATCGACCCTCGCAAGGTGACCAAGCCACTCAAAGGCCACTTTGAGAAGGCCGGAGTGACTCCTCGTCGCCACATCACCGAGATCCGCACCCCCGACGCCTCCAGCTATGAAGTGGGCCAAGAGCTGACCGCTGAGGCGTTCGAGGCTGGCGCGGTTGTCGACGTGGTCGGTACCAGCAAAGGTAAAGGTACCGCCGGTGTGATGAAGCGTCACAACTTCAAGGGCGTTTCCGCCTCACACGGTGCTCACCGCAACCACCGAAAGCCCGGTTCAATCGGTGCCTCTGCCACCCCGTCACGCGTGTTCAAAGGAATGCGCATGGCCGGTCGTATGGGCAACGAACGCGTCACCGTGATGAATCTCTCCGTGGTGCGGGTCGATGCTGAGCGCAACCTGCTCCTGATCAAAGGTGCTGTCCCCGGCCCAAAGGGTCGCCTCGTTTTTGTTCGTAACGCCCGGAAGGGATCCTGA
- a CDS encoding DUF418 domain-containing protein codes for MSQKTRDIGPDVLRGFALWGIILVNVAYFSHSVDSGPTASTLLSTGDAIAAFLVFVLAQGKFYLIFSFLFGYSAHYVLRNLETGRRRWWWRSAGLVILGVAHASFLFIGDILFLYGLLGIVLLAFYGRSEKVIRRWMAWIYGAFAFFSVAVIALVWSVEAKGFSAAGETSQAAKVYESTVLSGDYLASIPARFDFWFSEAILLVAFQGALTFVAFLAGVLAARAGALTSNGLAAHTLRGMMGWGLGLGLGLQLFFGGLWLANTLSAAPSTAVELGSFFGSFLAAPLLSVGYVGLVLTLVRAKPTVLGWLGRMGRMSLTVYLGQSVILSVIFGGWGLGLYQEVPYWSAVVIAVGVTLLLALGATLWLRWATQGPMERLLTAWSRVGMSRPSR; via the coding sequence GTGAGTCAGAAAACGCGCGACATTGGCCCTGATGTCCTTCGAGGTTTTGCCCTGTGGGGAATCATCCTGGTCAATGTGGCCTACTTCTCCCACTCAGTAGATTCTGGGCCGACTGCTTCCACCCTCTTGTCCACCGGGGACGCTATTGCGGCCTTTCTGGTTTTTGTGTTGGCCCAGGGCAAGTTCTACCTCATCTTTTCTTTCCTGTTTGGCTATAGCGCCCACTATGTGTTGCGAAACCTGGAGACAGGGCGCCGACGTTGGTGGTGGCGAAGCGCTGGCTTAGTGATCCTCGGTGTTGCCCACGCAAGTTTTCTCTTCATCGGCGACATCCTCTTTCTTTATGGGCTGCTGGGCATAGTGTTGCTGGCTTTCTATGGCCGCAGCGAAAAGGTCATTAGGCGGTGGATGGCCTGGATTTATGGGGCGTTCGCCTTCTTCTCTGTTGCTGTTATCGCTCTGGTCTGGTCAGTCGAGGCGAAGGGATTCAGTGCGGCGGGTGAGACGTCACAGGCCGCGAAGGTTTACGAATCCACCGTGCTCTCCGGCGACTACCTGGCGTCGATTCCTGCCCGTTTTGACTTCTGGTTCTCGGAAGCGATCCTGCTCGTCGCCTTCCAGGGCGCCTTAACCTTCGTGGCCTTCTTAGCCGGCGTGCTCGCCGCCCGCGCCGGTGCCCTCACGTCCAATGGCCTGGCGGCGCACACGCTGCGAGGAATGATGGGCTGGGGTCTGGGCCTTGGCCTGGGCCTGCAGTTGTTCTTTGGCGGGCTGTGGTTGGCCAACACTCTCTCTGCTGCGCCCTCCACAGCCGTGGAGTTGGGGTCCTTCTTTGGAAGCTTCCTCGCCGCGCCACTGCTCAGTGTCGGTTATGTGGGGCTTGTGTTGACGCTCGTCAGGGCGAAACCCACAGTCTTGGGATGGCTGGGCCGCATGGGCCGAATGTCCCTCACGGTGTATTTGGGCCAGTCGGTCATTTTGAGTGTGATCTTTGGCGGTTGGGGGCTTGGCCTCTACCAAGAGGTGCCCTACTGGTCGGCGGTCGTGATTGCGGTGGGGGTGACCCTGCTGCTCGCCCTGGGCGCCACGCTGTGGTTGCGCTGGGCCACGCAGGGCCCCATGGAGCGCCTGCTGACTGCCTGGTCGCGCGTGGGTATGTCGAGGCCTTCGCGCTAA